CGTCATCATGGCCAAAACTCAGATCGTCACAGAACAGGATAAACCGCTGCGAAGCACCGCGCAGAAGGTTCAGCAACCGCCCCACCGAAGGCAGATCTTCGCGTTGCAATTCGACAATGCGCAAGGCCTCATGTGTTGCTACAACATTGGCATGTATAGCCTTGACAAGGCTTGATTTTCCCATGCCCCTCGCGCCCCACATAAGCGCGTTATTTGCTGGCAGGCCAGCGGCAAACTGCCGTGTATTCTGCAACAGGGTATCGCGCGCGCGGTCCACACCGATCAGCAAGGACAGATCAACGCGACTGACCTTTTCAACCGGCTCCAGCCGGTCCGGCTCTGTATGCCAGACAAAGGCCGTGGCCGCATCGAAATCAGGGGCCGCAAGCGGGGCCGGTGCCATCCGCTCTAACGCGGCGGCGATCCGATCCATGGGGTCATCTATCATCGCGTTCGGCATAGACACGCCCCTTACTTCAAATCGTCTTCATCGTCGTCAAATTCGGCCAGCAGGTCTTCGTCTTCGTCATAGAAACCTTCCGCCCGCAATTTGGCCTCACGCTGTTTTTCGACCCGTTTCACCAATTGAATGGACAGTTCATAAAGCCCGTAAACCACCACAAACAGGATCACCTGAGTGATCACATCGGGTGGCGTGACCAATGCCGCCAGCACCAGAATGGCCACAACCGCATATTTGCGCACATTGCCCAGCCCCTCGGCGCTGACCAGCCCGGCCTTGCCCATAAGCGTCAGCAAAACCGGCAGCTGG
This DNA window, taken from Sulfitobacter pacificus, encodes the following:
- a CDS encoding ATP-binding protein, giving the protein MIDDPMDRIAAALERMAPAPLAAPDFDAATAFVWHTEPDRLEPVEKVSRVDLSLLIGVDRARDTLLQNTRQFAAGLPANNALMWGARGMGKSSLVKAIHANVVATHEALRIVELQREDLPSVGRLLNLLRGASQRFILFCDDLSFGHDDAHYKSLKAVLDGGIEGRPENVVLYATSNRRHLMPRDMIENERGSAINPAEAVEEKVSLSDRFGLWLGFHPCDQDQYLAMIRGYCDAHGVQIDDDTLRAEAIEWQATRGARSGRVAWQYFVDLAGRKGVTLR